The following proteins are co-located in the Agromyces laixinhei genome:
- a CDS encoding LysR family transcriptional regulator: MDLRLLRYFVAVCESGTLHGAAAVVHVAQPSLSRQIRRLEHDLGFELFERSARGLALTAAGRRFLPVAEDLLARSSQAASTARSIARGTVPDLTVVAAPTTVTDVISPYIVRAGATGIIGNAIEAMPEHVYAAVERGDADFAVGTRIPPAELQSMVLGHAYLWAQMPTGHPLATRTSIPIAELTRQPLIVMSRALGVRQMLDSAAARAGLSFTAAVETTSPSLAQALAAAGRGICVLSDDPRYDLAAVPISAPGGDLIITLFGVWDRMHYASARIATCLEELSAFSAELYPQTTTA; this comes from the coding sequence ATGGATCTTCGGCTGCTGCGCTACTTCGTTGCGGTCTGCGAGAGCGGCACGCTGCACGGGGCGGCCGCCGTCGTGCATGTCGCCCAGCCCTCGCTCAGCCGCCAGATCCGGCGCCTGGAGCACGACCTCGGGTTCGAGCTGTTCGAGCGCTCGGCGCGAGGCTTGGCGCTGACCGCCGCGGGGCGTCGATTCCTCCCGGTAGCCGAGGACCTGCTCGCGAGGTCCAGTCAGGCCGCCTCGACTGCGCGATCCATTGCACGCGGGACCGTGCCCGATCTCACCGTGGTCGCGGCCCCGACCACGGTGACCGACGTGATCTCGCCGTACATCGTGCGGGCCGGCGCAACGGGGATCATCGGCAACGCCATCGAGGCCATGCCCGAGCATGTCTATGCCGCGGTCGAGCGCGGCGACGCCGACTTCGCGGTCGGCACACGGATCCCTCCGGCCGAACTGCAGTCGATGGTGCTCGGCCACGCCTACTTGTGGGCGCAGATGCCGACGGGGCATCCGCTCGCCACACGTACGAGCATTCCCATCGCCGAACTCACCCGGCAACCTCTCATCGTCATGAGCCGGGCTCTCGGCGTGCGCCAGATGCTCGATTCCGCGGCCGCACGAGCGGGCCTGTCGTTCACAGCAGCGGTCGAGACCACGTCACCCTCCCTCGCCCAGGCGCTCGCGGCCGCGGGCCGCGGCATCTGCGTGCTCTCGGATGACCCGCGCTACGACCTCGCTGCTGTGCCCATCTCCGCGCCCGGCGGCGACCTCATCATCACCCTGTTCGGCGTGTGGGATCGCATGCACTACGCCAGCGCCCGCATCGCGACGTGCCTCGAAGAGCTCAGCGCCTTCAGTGCCGAACTCTACCCGCAGACGACGACGGCCTGA
- a CDS encoding ABC transporter permease: MTATTALPAFVPMGGSTIGRIARVLRTDRLAALGLALIVLVVVLAVFGPWIAPFPAQGYGETSVVDRNLAPSTLHWFGTDQLGRDILSRVIIGSAPALTISLLVVAIAALIGIPLGAIAGYRGGWLDDVLMRVTEIFQAFPPLLLAMVTVAILGPSLTNAGLALAICWWPWYARLVRAEARSLRDRPFVEAARSAGVPAWRILPRHILRNCMTPVLVQATVDVGAVVLAAGSLAFIGLGAQPPAPDWGLMVAEGRGQIFTAWWISTFPGLAIFVTVLGFNLLGDSLRDFFDPRQVKR, from the coding sequence ATGACCGCGACCACCGCACTGCCCGCGTTCGTCCCCATGGGCGGCAGCACCATCGGCCGCATCGCCCGGGTGCTGCGCACCGACCGCCTCGCCGCGCTCGGTCTCGCCCTCATCGTGCTCGTCGTCGTGCTCGCCGTCTTCGGCCCGTGGATCGCGCCGTTCCCGGCCCAGGGCTACGGCGAGACCAGCGTGGTCGACCGCAACCTCGCGCCGAGCACGCTGCACTGGTTCGGCACCGACCAACTCGGCCGCGACATCCTGAGCCGCGTCATCATCGGTTCGGCCCCGGCGCTCACCATCTCGCTCCTGGTGGTGGCGATCGCAGCCCTGATCGGTATTCCGCTCGGAGCCATCGCCGGCTACCGAGGCGGATGGCTCGACGACGTGCTGATGCGGGTCACCGAGATCTTCCAGGCCTTCCCGCCACTGCTGCTCGCGATGGTCACCGTCGCCATTCTCGGGCCGAGCCTCACCAACGCCGGCCTCGCGCTCGCCATCTGCTGGTGGCCCTGGTACGCCAGGCTGGTGCGCGCCGAAGCGAGGTCACTGCGCGATCGCCCGTTCGTCGAAGCCGCACGTTCGGCAGGGGTGCCCGCGTGGCGGATCCTGCCCCGCCACATCCTGCGAAACTGCATGACGCCCGTGCTCGTACAGGCCACCGTCGATGTCGGCGCCGTCGTGCTGGCCGCCGGCTCACTCGCCTTCATCGGCCTCGGCGCACAGCCGCCGGCACCCGATTGGGGGCTCATGGTCGCCGAGGGCCGCGGCCAGATCTTCACCGCGTGGTGGATCTCGACGTTCCCCGGTCTCGCCATCTTCGTCACCGTGCTCGGCTTCAATCTGCTCGGCGACTCGCTCCGCGACTTCTTCGACCCTCGGCAGGTGAAACGATGA
- a CDS encoding DUF4190 domain-containing protein: MQQHGAAPQYEPPAPAPAASKTNGLGIAAIALGGVGLLLAFIPIIGAFGGFLGFVGLVLSVIGLFLKNKSKLLAIIGTSLSGLALILSIVMGFVYAAAFVAAVDEATGVDAPAVVEEGDDVAEAPAEGASAGDELGARDNPAPFGSTVAIDTFEGPVWEVTAAAPTLDATADVKAANQFNADPAPGNVYAILPVTVTYLGDDSGRPFELQFTYVSPAGQSYEGAFVVMDGQLSDVAELYKDASGTGNVIIEIPAEGAAGGVWGVEYIFAETPIFFGNAR; this comes from the coding sequence GTGCAGCAGCACGGTGCAGCACCGCAGTACGAGCCGCCGGCACCGGCACCGGCAGCGTCGAAGACGAACGGCCTCGGAATCGCCGCGATCGCCCTCGGTGGTGTCGGCCTGCTGCTCGCGTTCATTCCGATCATCGGTGCATTCGGCGGGTTTCTCGGGTTCGTCGGCCTCGTGCTCAGTGTGATCGGCTTGTTCCTGAAGAACAAGTCGAAGCTGCTGGCCATCATCGGAACATCCCTGTCGGGCTTGGCCCTGATCCTTTCGATCGTCATGGGATTCGTGTACGCGGCAGCGTTCGTCGCCGCCGTCGACGAGGCGACCGGTGTGGACGCACCGGCCGTTGTCGAGGAAGGCGACGACGTCGCCGAAGCGCCCGCGGAAGGGGCATCTGCTGGGGACGAACTCGGCGCGCGCGACAACCCGGCACCGTTCGGCTCGACCGTGGCCATCGACACGTTCGAAGGCCCGGTGTGGGAGGTCACTGCGGCGGCGCCGACCCTCGACGCCACCGCAGATGTGAAGGCCGCGAACCAGTTCAACGCCGACCCCGCACCAGGCAACGTGTACGCGATCCTGCCGGTGACGGTGACATACCTCGGTGATGATTCCGGCCGACCGTTCGAGCTGCAGTTCACCTACGTGAGCCCCGCCGGTCAGTCGTACGAGGGCGCGTTCGTCGTGATGGACGGTCAACTTTCGGATGTCGCCGAGCTCTACAAGGATGCAAGCGGCACCGGCAACGTCATCATCGAGATCCCGGCCGAGGGTGCCGCCGGCGGCGTCTGGGGTGTCGAGTACATCTTTGCCGAAACCCCGATCTTCTTCGGCAACGCTCGATAG
- a CDS encoding ATP-binding cassette domain-containing protein, with translation MSAMLTVEKMVMVYKAHGSQVRAVDGVSFDVEAGTTFGLVGESGSGKSTVARCALRLVEPTSGESRIDGTALGPLRGRALRSLRARTGMVFQNPGAALNPRLTIEQSIAEPLRTHTELRGRALAQRTRELLDEVGLTAAHGERLPHQLSGGQCQRVGIARALATRPRLLVLDEPTSALDVSVQAQVLNLLQELRREHSLSYLLISHDLDVVRYMSDTAGVMRNGALVEVGPASDVLVHPAHEYTQRLLAAMPETPGAVPLHELRTESTASSENRILS, from the coding sequence ATGAGCGCGATGCTGACCGTCGAGAAGATGGTGATGGTCTACAAGGCTCACGGGAGCCAGGTTCGCGCCGTCGACGGTGTCTCGTTCGATGTCGAGGCCGGCACCACATTCGGCCTCGTCGGCGAGTCGGGGTCGGGCAAGAGCACGGTGGCCCGCTGTGCGCTGAGGCTCGTCGAACCCACGTCGGGGGAGTCCCGCATCGACGGCACAGCGCTCGGTCCGCTGCGGGGCCGTGCGCTGCGGTCACTCCGCGCCCGCACCGGAATGGTCTTCCAGAATCCCGGCGCCGCCCTCAACCCGCGGCTCACGATCGAGCAATCGATCGCCGAGCCGCTGCGCACCCATACCGAACTGCGTGGCCGGGCCCTCGCCCAGCGCACCCGCGAACTGCTCGACGAGGTCGGTCTCACCGCCGCGCACGGAGAACGGTTGCCGCACCAACTCTCGGGCGGCCAGTGCCAGCGCGTCGGCATCGCGCGTGCCCTCGCCACTCGGCCGAGGCTGCTCGTGCTCGACGAGCCGACGAGCGCGCTCGACGTCTCAGTGCAGGCGCAGGTGCTCAACCTGTTGCAGGAACTGCGTCGAGAGCACTCGCTCAGCTACCTGCTCATCTCGCACGACCTCGATGTCGTGCGGTATATGAGCGATACCGCCGGGGTGATGCGCAACGGAGCGCTCGTCGAGGTCGGGCCCGCCTCAGACGTGCTCGTGCATCCTGCGCACGAGTACACGCAGCGACTCCTCGCCGCCATGCCCGAAACCCCTGGTGCCGTGCCACTCCACGAGCTCCGCACCGAATCGACCGCCTCCAGCGAGAACAGGATCCTGTCGTGA
- a CDS encoding ABC transporter permease, with translation MLRFLASRLGTAVLVLFVLTLVVFVLSRVIPGDPAVVYAGPKAPPEELARISEKLGFDQPLFVQYFTYLGGLVTGDWGNSLATKQPVLDELATRLPATLELLFAALLIAVVFGIVLGVVAAKRPGKALDGAIRFLAIGGVSMPAFWLGLLLQVLFVGRLGWLPATGQFSTEVEYVSPIAHVTGFPLFDSVITGNWVAYGDGLAHLILPALTLAAYPLGLIARMTRASMLEVLGQDYVFTASAFGLRSGIIRWKLALKNALPPTMTIIGLAAAYTLTGTFFVEVVFNWPGIGQFAVNAMLAVDYPAIMAITLLGAAGYLIANLVVDLIQARLDPRVRLS, from the coding sequence ATGTTGCGCTTCCTCGCAAGCCGGCTCGGAACCGCGGTGCTCGTGCTCTTCGTGCTCACGCTCGTCGTGTTCGTGCTCTCGCGAGTCATCCCGGGTGACCCGGCGGTCGTGTACGCCGGCCCCAAAGCCCCACCCGAGGAGCTCGCCCGCATCAGTGAGAAGCTGGGCTTCGACCAGCCCCTCTTCGTGCAGTACTTCACCTATCTCGGCGGGCTGGTCACCGGCGACTGGGGCAACTCCCTCGCGACGAAGCAACCCGTGCTCGACGAACTCGCCACCCGCCTGCCGGCCACGCTCGAGTTGTTGTTCGCGGCACTGCTCATCGCGGTGGTCTTCGGCATCGTGCTCGGCGTCGTCGCCGCGAAGCGACCGGGCAAGGCGCTCGACGGCGCCATCCGGTTCCTTGCCATCGGCGGGGTCTCGATGCCCGCATTCTGGCTCGGCCTGCTGCTGCAGGTGCTCTTCGTCGGCCGGCTCGGCTGGCTGCCCGCGACCGGTCAGTTCAGCACCGAGGTCGAGTACGTCTCGCCGATCGCCCACGTCACGGGGTTCCCGCTCTTCGACAGTGTGATCACCGGCAACTGGGTCGCGTACGGCGACGGGCTCGCGCACCTCATACTTCCCGCTCTCACGCTCGCGGCCTATCCGCTCGGGCTCATCGCGCGGATGACTCGCGCATCGATGCTCGAGGTGCTCGGCCAGGACTACGTCTTCACCGCGAGCGCCTTCGGTCTGCGCAGCGGAATCATCCGCTGGAAGCTCGCGCTCAAGAACGCGCTGCCGCCCACGATGACGATCATCGGCCTGGCCGCTGCTTACACCTTGACCGGCACCTTCTTCGTCGAGGTCGTCTTCAACTGGCCCGGCATCGGGCAGTTCGCGGTCAACGCGATGCTGGCGGTCGACTATCCCGCCATCATGGCGATCACCCTGCTCGGCGCAGCGGGCTACCTGATCGCGAATCTGGTCGTCGACCTGATCCAGGCCCGGCTCGACCCGAGGGTGAGGCTCTCATGA
- a CDS encoding ABC transporter substrate-binding protein — protein MAVTRARTRRALTLLAVGAAGVVGLAGCTVGGSSANTDSSVLSVAASAAVTTWDPVRSFSTEALYLGNVYEPLLWKNAEGAAEEFTPAIAESWEVSDDGLTWTFDIREGATFHDGEPVDAEAVAASIEAAKDHAGASFIWAPLETIEATDDSTVVMHLAYSAPMDLVAASTYGAWIVSPKALEASAGDEQYFEVGIDAGTGPYTVKSYSPGEKVVLEAYDDHWNEEALPHYDIIDIAITPDAVTAQQMLTAGEVDLATSLPLENIDTVASDLGSEVRTANSPFNFVAFFNTTRPPLDDPKVRQALSYAVPYEDIIEVGGAGYGTQAHGPVPKGIFPYSEDVPQYSQDLDTAKTLLAEAGHADGFTLNLTYASENSAEARFVPLIKDAFAKIGVTVEVRAELFNQQWENAKADPATAQDIFVVYYWPTYSDAGSDNLYSLFHSSEAPFFNLSYWSNAEYDALVDEAGTLTGSDRDAAQAKYEEAMNLLVDQAPGIFLYDAQAVSIVPTGLEVADFNENYPFTTFFAPIRPAN, from the coding sequence ATGGCAGTCACTCGAGCGCGAACCCGTCGCGCCCTCACTCTCCTGGCCGTCGGGGCCGCCGGCGTCGTCGGCCTCGCCGGCTGCACCGTCGGGGGTTCCTCGGCGAACACGGATTCGTCGGTGCTCAGCGTCGCGGCGTCGGCCGCGGTCACCACCTGGGACCCGGTTCGCTCCTTCTCTACTGAGGCTCTCTACCTCGGTAACGTCTACGAGCCGCTGCTCTGGAAGAACGCGGAGGGCGCGGCCGAGGAGTTCACCCCCGCCATCGCCGAATCGTGGGAGGTCAGCGACGACGGGCTCACGTGGACCTTCGACATCCGCGAGGGCGCCACCTTCCACGATGGCGAACCAGTAGATGCCGAGGCCGTCGCGGCGAGCATCGAAGCCGCCAAGGATCACGCCGGAGCATCCTTCATCTGGGCGCCGCTCGAAACCATCGAGGCGACCGACGACTCCACCGTCGTCATGCACCTGGCGTACTCGGCGCCGATGGATCTCGTCGCGGCATCCACCTACGGCGCGTGGATCGTCTCGCCGAAGGCCCTCGAGGCCTCGGCCGGGGACGAGCAGTACTTCGAGGTCGGCATCGATGCCGGCACCGGCCCGTACACGGTGAAGTCGTACAGCCCGGGCGAGAAGGTCGTGCTCGAGGCGTACGACGATCACTGGAACGAAGAGGCGCTGCCGCACTACGACATCATCGACATCGCCATCACTCCCGACGCGGTGACCGCGCAGCAGATGCTGACCGCGGGCGAGGTCGACCTCGCGACCAGCCTGCCGCTCGAGAACATCGACACCGTGGCATCAGACCTCGGCTCCGAGGTGCGAACGGCGAACTCGCCCTTCAACTTCGTGGCATTCTTCAACACCACTCGCCCGCCGCTCGACGACCCGAAGGTGCGACAGGCGCTCAGCTACGCGGTGCCGTATGAAGACATCATCGAAGTCGGCGGTGCCGGCTACGGCACGCAAGCACACGGGCCGGTTCCCAAGGGGATCTTCCCGTACTCGGAGGACGTGCCGCAGTACAGCCAGGACCTCGACACGGCGAAGACACTGCTCGCCGAAGCCGGGCATGCCGACGGCTTCACGCTGAACCTCACCTACGCATCCGAGAACTCCGCCGAGGCTCGCTTCGTGCCGCTCATCAAGGACGCCTTCGCGAAGATCGGCGTCACCGTCGAGGTGCGTGCCGAGCTCTTCAACCAGCAATGGGAGAACGCGAAAGCCGATCCGGCGACCGCACAGGACATCTTCGTCGTGTACTACTGGCCGACCTACAGTGACGCAGGTTCCGACAACCTGTACTCGCTCTTCCACTCGAGTGAGGCGCCCTTCTTCAATCTCAGTTACTGGAGCAACGCCGAATACGATGCCCTCGTCGATGAGGCGGGCACCCTGACGGGCAGCGACCGAGATGCAGCGCAGGCGAAGTACGAGGAGGCGATGAACCTGCTCGTGGATCAGGCGCCGGGAATCTTCCTCTACGACGCACAGGCCGTGAGCATCGTGCCGACGGGCCTCGAGGTGGCCGACTTCAATGAGAACTACCCGTTCACCACCTTCTTCGCCCCGATCCGCCCCGCGAACTGA
- a CDS encoding ABC transporter ATP-binding protein, whose protein sequence is MTQLLHIDDLEIAFEERGALTNRPVRGITLSIASREVVGIVGETGCGKSLTGLAVLGLLPNGAVPSGRVLLDGIEQPYDGSGSARGDVISIVFQNPGTAFNPVFTLGEQMRDVVARHRRLGRAASTAHILEYLGQVGLPDPERIFRSYPHELSGGMLQRAMIAMALLCEPRLLILDEPTTALDVTIAKQILDLILSLRDRFGFGVLLITHNLGVVREVCDRVAVLYAGRVVESGPTDAVLKAPAHPYTRGLLGALPARHVPGQPLEAIPGTVPGNLLGLAGCSFRDRCPLAIDRCAEIDPGLEPIAPLHEAACIRAGAR, encoded by the coding sequence ATGACCCAACTTCTCCACATCGACGACCTCGAGATCGCGTTCGAGGAGCGCGGGGCGCTCACCAACCGGCCGGTGCGGGGCATCACTCTCTCGATCGCATCACGGGAGGTCGTCGGCATCGTCGGTGAGACCGGGTGCGGTAAGAGCCTCACCGGGCTCGCGGTGCTGGGCCTGCTGCCGAACGGCGCCGTGCCGAGCGGGCGTGTCCTGCTCGACGGAATCGAGCAGCCGTACGACGGCAGCGGGTCCGCACGAGGCGACGTGATCTCCATCGTGTTCCAGAACCCCGGTACTGCGTTCAATCCCGTCTTCACACTCGGCGAGCAGATGCGCGACGTGGTCGCACGGCACCGCCGGCTCGGCCGTGCTGCGTCGACGGCTCACATCCTCGAATACCTCGGGCAGGTCGGACTGCCCGACCCCGAGCGCATCTTCCGCAGCTACCCGCACGAACTCTCGGGCGGCATGTTGCAGCGCGCGATGATCGCGATGGCGCTGCTCTGCGAACCTCGTCTGCTCATCCTCGACGAACCCACGACCGCGCTCGACGTGACCATCGCCAAGCAGATCCTCGACCTCATCCTGTCGCTGCGTGACCGCTTCGGGTTCGGCGTGCTGCTCATCACCCACAACCTCGGTGTCGTGCGCGAGGTGTGCGACCGCGTCGCCGTGCTCTACGCCGGTCGGGTCGTCGAGAGCGGACCCACCGACGCGGTGCTGAAGGCGCCGGCCCATCCGTACACCAGGGGACTGCTCGGCGCGCTCCCGGCCAGGCACGTTCCCGGCCAGCCGCTCGAGGCGATTCCCGGCACGGTGCCGGGAAATCTGCTCGGACTCGCCGGCTGCTCCTTTCGGGATCGCTGCCCCCTCGCGATCGACCGCTGCGCCGAGATCGACCCGGGGCTCGAACCCATCGCCCCGCTCCACGAGGCGGCCTGCATCCGAGCAGGTGCACGATGA
- a CDS encoding GNAT family N-acetyltransferase — protein MTRDESERKARFLSAYDEQLRTDAETPGAINVTRHGPLRLVTFPNGRGFVTYQNLGATEEPALRRLVSEGSTYFQTDPEITKVEWKTRAHDTAPGLHEALLEHGFMPDEPESIMIGEATALAVDVPLPEGVTLRRVTEEADVRAMSAVEDATFGEPVLRETADAHLRRLALRDGMELWVAELGGEIVSVGRLEPVRGTSFAGIWGGATRPEWRGRGIYRALTAARARSALALGKTLIHSDSTEFSRPILERSGMIRVSTTTPYLWRRQPA, from the coding sequence ATGACTCGCGACGAATCGGAGAGGAAGGCGCGGTTCCTCTCCGCCTACGACGAACAGTTGCGCACCGATGCGGAGACACCGGGTGCGATCAACGTGACTCGGCATGGCCCGCTACGTCTGGTGACCTTTCCCAACGGACGCGGATTCGTCACCTATCAGAACCTCGGTGCGACCGAAGAGCCCGCTCTTCGGCGTCTCGTCTCAGAGGGGTCGACGTATTTCCAGACCGACCCTGAGATCACCAAGGTGGAGTGGAAGACCCGCGCGCACGACACTGCGCCGGGGTTGCACGAGGCGCTGCTGGAACATGGCTTCATGCCGGATGAACCGGAATCGATCATGATCGGCGAGGCGACGGCACTGGCCGTCGACGTTCCGCTGCCTGAGGGGGTGACGTTGCGGCGCGTCACGGAAGAGGCCGACGTTCGCGCGATGAGCGCGGTCGAGGATGCAACGTTCGGTGAACCGGTGTTGAGGGAGACCGCGGATGCCCACCTTCGCCGGCTCGCGCTCCGCGACGGCATGGAACTGTGGGTCGCCGAACTCGGCGGCGAGATCGTATCCGTCGGGCGGCTGGAACCGGTGCGAGGCACCAGCTTCGCCGGAATCTGGGGCGGTGCTACCCGCCCCGAGTGGCGTGGCCGAGGCATCTACCGCGCGTTGACGGCCGCTCGCGCCCGCTCTGCGCTCGCGCTGGGAAAGACACTCATCCACAGCGACTCGACCGAGTTCTCACGTCCGATCCTCGAGCGATCCGGCATGATCAGAGTGTCGACGACGACGCCGTACCTCTGGCGCCGTCAGCCCGCCTGA
- a CDS encoding serine hydrolase domain-containing protein, protein MTSLLPTGSARTAHTPRFPDAEPGEPSLETWQDAPYNRWAFAHVAEIVPTAPISHRSSVQTAHAGHGLNALLGSLPDLEHRLDESYTDALVVVRGGRVIADHYRDGFTPHTPHLLMSVSKSICGLTVGTLVDDGLIDPSQRVDHYVPALAGSAYGDATVQHVLDMTVDVDYDEDYRNPSSHVQSQDRVAGWRPRLAGDPADTYAFLATLRGGARHGERFKYCSAGTDVLAWIVENVTGLRYADAVSQRLWSRLGCEHDASITVDPGGFGFANGGISCTVRDLARVGELMLGEGVIAGDRIVSAEWIRRTRAGGDPAAATGTAFQRVHAGGSYANQWWITGSDRGDYYAVGIHGQFIWVDPASHTVVAKFSSWPEPVTEAWNRLHAELFRDICLAGG, encoded by the coding sequence GTGACCTCCCTGCTGCCGACGGGTTCCGCCCGCACCGCCCACACGCCGCGATTTCCGGATGCCGAACCCGGTGAACCGAGTCTCGAGACGTGGCAGGACGCTCCCTACAATCGGTGGGCGTTCGCACACGTGGCCGAGATCGTGCCGACCGCGCCGATCTCTCACCGCTCATCGGTGCAGACAGCGCACGCCGGTCATGGCCTGAACGCGTTGCTCGGCTCGCTTCCCGATCTCGAGCACCGCCTCGACGAGAGCTACACCGACGCGCTCGTCGTCGTTCGCGGGGGCAGGGTCATCGCCGATCACTATCGAGACGGCTTCACGCCGCACACGCCCCACCTGTTGATGAGCGTCTCGAAGTCGATCTGCGGGCTGACCGTGGGAACCCTTGTCGACGACGGCCTCATCGATCCGTCGCAGCGCGTCGACCACTACGTTCCCGCCCTCGCGGGCAGCGCCTACGGCGACGCGACCGTGCAGCACGTGCTCGACATGACCGTCGATGTCGACTACGACGAGGACTACCGCAACCCCTCCTCGCACGTGCAGTCCCAGGATCGGGTGGCCGGATGGCGGCCCCGGCTCGCCGGAGACCCGGCCGACACCTACGCCTTCCTCGCTACGCTGCGCGGCGGCGCGCGGCACGGCGAACGGTTCAAGTACTGCTCGGCGGGCACCGACGTGCTCGCGTGGATCGTCGAGAACGTCACCGGTCTTCGCTACGCCGACGCGGTGTCGCAGCGGTTGTGGTCGCGGCTCGGCTGCGAGCACGACGCGAGCATCACGGTCGACCCGGGCGGGTTCGGCTTCGCCAACGGCGGCATCTCGTGCACCGTGCGAGACCTCGCCCGCGTCGGCGAGCTCATGCTCGGCGAGGGCGTCATCGCCGGCGACCGGATCGTCTCAGCCGAGTGGATTCGCCGCACTCGCGCCGGCGGAGACCCCGCGGCCGCGACCGGTACGGCCTTCCAGCGCGTGCACGCCGGTGGATCGTACGCGAACCAATGGTGGATCACCGGCAGCGACCGCGGCGACTACTACGCGGTCGGCATCCACGGTCAGTTCATCTGGGTCGACCCCGCGAGCCACACCGTCGTCGCGAAGTTCTCATCGTGGCCCGAGCCGGTCACCGAAGCGTGGAACCGGCTGCACGCCGAGCTCTTCCGCGACATCTGCCTCGCTGGGGGCTGA
- a CDS encoding MmcQ/YjbR family DNA-binding protein: MATFDDLRRTALTLPGSEERATTGGAAWFVRGKLYAWECHPWPSIPADMREIIAAELVVGVKVADTFDALALVEMAPAVFLRTTTTWGEPKVAFRLAGIDEEHLAELVTEAWRVQAPKYLRREFDDVGV; the protein is encoded by the coding sequence GTGGCCACCTTCGACGACCTGCGGCGTACCGCTCTCACGCTGCCCGGCAGCGAAGAGCGTGCGACCACGGGCGGTGCCGCGTGGTTCGTTCGCGGCAAGCTGTACGCGTGGGAGTGCCATCCGTGGCCGAGCATCCCTGCCGACATGCGCGAGATCATCGCGGCCGAACTCGTCGTCGGGGTGAAGGTCGCCGACACGTTCGACGCGCTCGCTCTGGTCGAGATGGCGCCAGCCGTCTTTCTCCGCACCACGACGACCTGGGGCGAGCCGAAGGTCGCATTCCGCCTTGCCGGCATCGACGAGGAGCATCTCGCCGAGCTCGTGACGGAGGCGTGGCGCGTTCAGGCTCCGAAATACCTGCGGCGTGAGTTCGACGACGTCGGCGTGTAG